A single region of the Rhodothermus sp. genome encodes:
- a CDS encoding NAD-dependent epimerase/dehydratase family protein has protein sequence MRKLLVTGSSGLIGSEVATYFSHRGWDVHGVDNNMRAFFFGPEGDTRWNQRRLEETLPRFTHHELDIRDRQGVLELIETLRPDAIVHAAAQPSHDKAAQIPFEDFDVNAVGTLNLLEATRRYAPEAVFVHLSTNKVYGDAPNELPLVELEKRWDYADPAYYNGIPETFRIDQSKHSIFGASKVAADIMVQEYGRYFGMKTCCLRGGCLTGPHHAGVELHGFLSYLIKCNVTGRTYTIYGYKGKQVRDNIHAYDVARFIECFIEEPRVAEVYNLGGGRGNSCSILEAFEMIEALSGRKMSYEYVDRPREGDHICYISDLTKMKTHYPQWDITKKLPDIFEEIYQGWVERMKAQQAA, from the coding sequence ATGCGCAAACTTCTGGTTACAGGCTCTTCGGGACTGATCGGCTCCGAAGTGGCCACCTACTTCTCCCATCGGGGATGGGACGTGCACGGTGTGGACAACAACATGCGGGCGTTTTTTTTCGGTCCAGAAGGTGATACGCGCTGGAACCAGCGTCGCCTGGAAGAGACGCTCCCTCGGTTTACCCATCACGAGCTGGACATTCGGGATCGGCAGGGCGTGCTTGAACTGATCGAGACACTGCGACCGGATGCGATTGTGCACGCCGCTGCGCAGCCGTCGCACGACAAGGCTGCGCAGATCCCCTTTGAGGACTTCGATGTCAATGCGGTGGGTACGCTCAACCTGCTCGAAGCGACCCGGCGTTATGCCCCGGAGGCCGTATTTGTGCATCTGTCCACAAACAAAGTCTATGGGGATGCCCCCAATGAGCTACCGCTCGTTGAGCTGGAAAAACGCTGGGATTATGCCGATCCTGCCTACTACAACGGTATCCCGGAGACTTTCCGGATTGATCAGTCGAAGCATTCCATCTTCGGGGCTTCGAAGGTGGCGGCAGACATCATGGTCCAGGAGTACGGACGCTACTTCGGAATGAAGACCTGCTGCTTACGGGGCGGGTGCCTGACCGGGCCACATCATGCCGGGGTAGAGTTACATGGCTTCCTGAGCTATCTCATTAAATGCAATGTAACCGGGCGTACCTATACGATCTATGGCTACAAAGGAAAACAGGTGCGAGACAATATTCACGCTTATGACGTAGCCCGATTTATTGAATGCTTTATTGAAGAACCCCGTGTGGCCGAAGTGTACAACCTGGGTGGAGGACGTGGTAATAGTTGCTCCATTCTGGAAGCTTTCGAAATGATCGAGGCCCTTTCGGGCAGGAAGATGAGCTATGAGTATGTGGACAGGCCACGTGAGGGGGACCACATTTGCTACATTTCGGATCTGACCAAAATGAAAACCCACTATCCGCAGTGGGACATCACGAAGAAACTGCCGGACATTTTTGAGGAGATCTACCAGGGATGGGTCGAGCGCATGAAAGCCCAGCAGGCGGCCTGA
- a CDS encoding glycosyltransferase family 2 protein, protein MRRATADKQATLICLTPVRNEAWILERFLQCASTWADYIVVADQQSTDGSREIARRFEKVVLVDNPYKAYDEGARQRLLIDTARGLPVTGKRILIALDADEMLSANWMESEEWEQLLAAPAGTVLYFQWANIGPNVSCAWVDPSYKPFGFVDDGTPHKGRPIHSPRVPIPPSAPARYFKEIKVLHYQYADWARMRSKQRWYQVWERLNDPGKRPITIFRQYHHMEAAIRRAGPVRPEWLAGYEALGIDMRTIPKQDDYYWDAEVLKLLLEHGPERFRKLNIWDQDWAALAARKGWPRNGQLRDPRTPFERTVHAWLRATQSQSHKLYIRVLQKLLQFAGW, encoded by the coding sequence ATGAGGCGAGCAACAGCAGACAAGCAGGCTACCCTGATCTGTTTGACGCCGGTGCGTAACGAGGCCTGGATTCTGGAACGCTTTCTACAGTGCGCCTCCACGTGGGCCGACTATATCGTCGTTGCGGATCAGCAGTCTACCGATGGCTCCCGAGAAATTGCCCGACGGTTTGAAAAGGTCGTGCTGGTGGATAATCCTTATAAAGCCTATGATGAAGGAGCGCGTCAACGACTGCTGATCGACACGGCCCGTGGCCTGCCGGTTACGGGCAAACGCATTCTGATCGCGCTGGATGCTGACGAAATGCTTTCGGCCAACTGGATGGAGAGTGAGGAATGGGAGCAATTGCTGGCGGCTCCGGCCGGTACGGTACTGTATTTCCAGTGGGCGAACATCGGTCCGAATGTTTCCTGCGCCTGGGTTGATCCGTCGTACAAGCCGTTCGGCTTTGTGGATGACGGCACCCCTCACAAAGGACGACCGATCCACAGTCCGCGCGTGCCCATTCCCCCGAGTGCACCGGCACGGTATTTTAAAGAGATCAAGGTGTTACACTATCAGTATGCCGACTGGGCGCGAATGCGCAGTAAACAGCGCTGGTATCAGGTCTGGGAGCGGTTGAATGATCCCGGAAAGCGACCGATCACCATTTTTCGCCAGTATCATCACATGGAAGCCGCAATCCGCAGGGCAGGGCCGGTACGTCCGGAATGGCTGGCCGGATACGAGGCGCTGGGCATTGACATGCGGACTATTCCGAAACAGGATGATTATTACTGGGACGCGGAGGTTCTGAAGCTGCTCCTTGAACATGGACCGGAGCGTTTCCGAAAGCTGAATATCTGGGATCAGGACTGGGCAGCACTTGCTGCGCGGAAAGGATGGCCCCGAAATGGGCAGCTTCGCGATCCGCGTACGCCTTTTGAGAGGACGGTGCATGCCTGGCTGCGGGCTACGCAGAGTCAAAGCCATAAGCTTTATATTCGGGTGCTTCAAAAGCTGCTGCAATTTGCCGGATGGTAG